The Phycisphaerae bacterium genome includes a window with the following:
- a CDS encoding DUF4114 domain-containing protein — protein MKRGVRGLVVAAAASFICAGSAVAGFTSLGTPAGAELNHEQILEGIYGGDFVGMGVALGTGWSIYDNGTTTATRVDDDGYVTYLHMLYGGPGTGDDDEWTDGSASAQAEARYAGDNQEFGYDKGAGYVKLFDLVGSGFAVTGSAMITFNPGDVWVWARATDSDAGLTNPHYSLPSMNPDAVDHMVTYEITGSPFALPTDKVWLLCFEDRNLPGSDRDHNDLCVELVVKDCFSDSECDDGNECTIDTCNVAGQCDYTFASAGSACGNQTPEGVCDNPDVCDGAGMCVPNYEPDTTVCNASLGDCDPAEYCTGSSADCPADEIAPFGTVCRVVAGPCDIEELCD, from the coding sequence ATGAAGCGAGGGGTAAGGGGTCTTGTCGTTGCCGCGGCCGCGTCATTTATTTGCGCGGGTTCGGCCGTCGCCGGGTTCACGTCGCTTGGGACTCCGGCAGGTGCGGAGCTCAATCACGAGCAGATCCTCGAAGGCATCTATGGCGGCGATTTCGTCGGCATGGGCGTTGCCTTGGGGACCGGCTGGTCGATTTATGACAACGGTACCACCACCGCAACACGCGTGGATGATGACGGATATGTAACCTACCTGCACATGCTGTACGGTGGGCCCGGCACCGGTGATGACGACGAATGGACCGACGGCAGCGCCTCGGCCCAGGCCGAAGCCCGCTACGCCGGCGACAACCAGGAGTTCGGCTACGACAAGGGCGCCGGTTACGTCAAGCTGTTCGACCTGGTCGGCAGCGGTTTCGCCGTAACCGGTTCGGCGATGATCACCTTTAACCCCGGTGATGTCTGGGTGTGGGCTCGCGCCACGGATTCCGACGCCGGCCTGACCAACCCTCACTATTCTCTTCCCTCGATGAATCCCGATGCGGTGGACCACATGGTGACCTACGAGATCACCGGCTCGCCGTTTGCCCTGCCGACCGACAAGGTCTGGCTGCTTTGCTTCGAAGACCGCAACCTTCCCGGTTCCGACCGCGACCACAACGACCTGTGCGTCGAGCTCGTCGTCAAGGATTGTTTCAGTGACTCCGAGTGCGATGACGGCAACGAATGCACCATCGATACGTGCAACGTCGCCGGTCAGTGCGACTATACGTTCGCTTCCGCCGGCTCGGCCTGCGGAAATCAGACGCCCGAAGGCGTTTGCGATAATCCCGACGTTTGCGACGGGGCGGGCATGTGCGTTCCGAACTACGAGCCCGACACGACGGTCTGCAACGCGTCGCTTGGCGACTGCGATCCGGCGGAGTATTGCACGGGATCGTCGGCCGATTGTCCGGCGGACGAGATCGCTCCCTTCGGAACGGTCTGCCGCGTGGTGGCCGGTCCCTGCGACATCGAGGAGCTCTGCGACG